A window of Verrucomicrobiota bacterium contains these coding sequences:
- a CDS encoding glycosyltransferase has translation MTPKPLIICDIVQFYSTMSGGVRRYIHEKIAYLLAHTDHSHVLIIPSYRDAITREGRTAVYEIKSPKLIGSNSYRMLISKKKILSVIAGENPDIIEVGDPYRAAWIGLEAARIHDIPIVAFYHSDYPRALDRTLRKYAGTRIESLVSPWIKKYLIKLYNRMSATVVSSKHCEELLTNVGIKRLKRIALGTNLETFTPRESRNRIFKELGLTENTRLLLFVGRLAREKNIRSLFDMMETLKEHAEPHHLLLIGDGESRNEIRQKSNEEKNISWVHFCESPERLADFYSAADLFVHAGDCETFGLVSLEAQACGTRVLAVKGGGLDEGLQYEEPLIMAHNTSGKALAKAVSQIWRLDESEIDRGLRRQKMEEHFSWEVTFSKLTSLYSELASKDLPSPDKAQPFTNESEDSALLTQ, from the coding sequence ATGACGCCAAAGCCCTTAATAATCTGCGACATTGTGCAGTTTTATAGCACCATGAGCGGTGGAGTGCGCCGGTACATTCATGAAAAGATAGCTTACCTGTTAGCGCATACGGATCACTCGCACGTTCTCATTATCCCCTCGTATAGAGACGCTATTACCAGAGAAGGCCGAACGGCCGTCTATGAGATTAAAAGTCCAAAATTAATAGGTTCGAACAGCTACCGAATGCTCATAAGTAAGAAGAAAATCCTTTCCGTAATAGCCGGGGAGAATCCGGATATCATCGAAGTGGGCGATCCTTACCGCGCAGCATGGATTGGCTTGGAAGCCGCTCGGATTCACGATATCCCGATTGTCGCTTTTTACCATTCTGACTACCCAAGAGCACTTGACCGAACTTTAAGAAAGTACGCCGGCACCAGAATCGAGTCCTTGGTTTCGCCATGGATTAAGAAGTACCTTATCAAACTTTATAACCGGATGTCCGCAACCGTCGTTTCGAGTAAACACTGCGAGGAGCTATTAACAAATGTTGGCATTAAAAGGCTCAAACGAATTGCACTTGGGACAAACCTGGAAACCTTCACACCTCGCGAAAGCCGGAATCGAATTTTTAAAGAACTTGGCCTGACTGAAAATACCCGACTGTTATTGTTTGTTGGCCGCCTGGCGCGTGAGAAAAATATTCGAAGCCTGTTCGATATGATGGAGACACTCAAGGAACACGCCGAACCACATCATCTATTACTCATCGGCGACGGTGAGTCGCGTAACGAAATTCGGCAAAAATCAAACGAAGAAAAAAACATCTCCTGGGTGCATTTCTGCGAATCCCCGGAACGCTTGGCGGATTTTTACTCTGCGGCCGATTTATTCGTGCACGCAGGAGACTGTGAAACCTTCGGCCTGGTTTCACTTGAGGCGCAAGCCTGCGGTACCCGGGTCCTTGCAGTGAAAGGTGGAGGCCTTGACGAAGGCCTTCAATACGAAGAACCGCTCATCATGGCTCACAACACTTCCGGGAAAGCCTTGGCCAAAGCGGTTTCTCAAATCTGGCGATTGGATGAATCCGAAATCGACCGCGGCTTAAGAAGACAAAAAATGGAAGAACACTTTTCCTGGGAAGTCACCTTTTCGAAACTGACATCCTTATACTCG
- a CDS encoding CTP synthase: MKYIFITGGVVSSLGKGLTAAAIGALLELRGLTVRIQKFDPYLNVDPGTMSPFQHGEVYVLDDGAETDLDLGHYERFTSGALSKLNNLTSGQVYETVIKKERRGDYLGKTVQVIPHLTNEIKSRIYKSGEGVDILITEIGGTIGDIEGLPFVEGIRQFSTEQPRGDVLFIHVTLVPYLAAAGELKTKPSQQSVAKLREIGIVPDILVCRSEESLGDEVRQKLAMFCNVPFEAVIEECDVETSIYELPLMLQRENVDDLVVEYLHLNAPAQPMDKWNDVVRRLKYPAHKVTVGVVGKYIELQDAYKSVYESLTHGGIANDAKVIVKRIDAEDLTTEEGREILKTLDGVLVPGGFGDRGTEGKIWAARYARENGLPYFGLCLGMQIAVIEFSRNVLGLADANSLEFDENTPHPVIHLMEDQKAVTKKGASMRLGAYKCDLVDESISKKAYGEDSVSERHRHRYEFNNAYRADLVAKGLKVTGINSKRDLVEIVEIADHPWFVGVQFHPEFKSKPFKAHPLFASFIAAAMMKKANV, encoded by the coding sequence ATGAAGTATATATTTATTACTGGTGGTGTCGTTTCCTCTTTAGGAAAAGGCCTCACCGCCGCTGCTATTGGGGCATTGCTCGAACTCCGAGGATTAACTGTCCGAATTCAAAAATTTGATCCATACTTAAATGTGGATCCAGGAACGATGAGTCCATTCCAACATGGAGAAGTCTATGTGTTGGATGATGGAGCTGAAACAGACCTGGATTTGGGTCATTATGAGCGGTTTACCTCAGGAGCCCTTTCAAAGCTCAACAATCTGACGTCGGGCCAGGTATACGAAACAGTTATCAAGAAGGAGCGTCGGGGTGATTACCTTGGAAAAACCGTGCAGGTTATACCTCATTTAACCAATGAGATCAAAAGCCGGATTTATAAATCAGGTGAAGGAGTGGATATTCTTATCACCGAAATTGGCGGTACCATCGGAGATATCGAAGGTCTGCCCTTTGTTGAGGGAATACGACAATTTAGCACTGAACAACCTCGGGGGGATGTGCTTTTCATCCACGTTACCCTGGTTCCCTATCTTGCAGCCGCTGGTGAATTAAAGACCAAGCCGAGCCAGCAGAGTGTGGCGAAACTGCGGGAAATTGGGATTGTTCCAGATATTTTAGTTTGCCGATCAGAGGAAAGTTTGGGTGACGAAGTCCGACAGAAGCTGGCAATGTTCTGTAATGTTCCGTTCGAAGCTGTGATTGAAGAGTGCGACGTTGAAACCTCGATCTACGAATTGCCATTGATGCTGCAACGAGAAAATGTCGATGATCTGGTAGTTGAGTATCTCCACCTGAACGCTCCCGCGCAGCCTATGGACAAATGGAATGATGTTGTCCGTCGCTTAAAATACCCCGCCCATAAAGTTACGGTTGGGGTCGTTGGTAAATACATCGAGCTTCAAGATGCCTACAAATCCGTGTATGAATCTCTTACACACGGTGGTATTGCGAATGACGCCAAAGTCATTGTTAAGCGAATTGATGCTGAAGATCTTACTACTGAAGAAGGTCGGGAGATTTTAAAGACCCTCGATGGGGTTCTCGTTCCTGGCGGGTTTGGCGATCGCGGCACGGAGGGAAAAATTTGGGCGGCACGTTACGCTCGTGAAAATGGTCTGCCTTATTTCGGATTGTGCCTCGGGATGCAAATCGCTGTTATTGAATTCTCCCGCAATGTTCTGGGTTTGGCGGATGCAAACAGTCTTGAGTTTGATGAAAATACTCCTCACCCCGTTATTCATTTGATGGAAGATCAAAAAGCTGTGACCAAAAAAGGTGCTTCGATGCGCCTGGGTGCTTACAAATGTGATTTAGTCGACGAATCGATTTCGAAAAAAGCTTATGGTGAAGACTCCGTAAGTGAGCGCCATCGCCATCGTTATGAATTCAACAATGCCTACCGCGCTGATCTTGTTGCTAAAGGGCTAAAGGTGACCGGAATTAACTCAAAACGTGATCTTGTAGAAATCGTAGAAATTGCGGATCATCCTTGGTTTGTAGGAGTCCAGTTTCATCCGGAATTTAAATCCAAACCGTTCAAAGCCCATCCTTTGTTTGCATCGTTTATTGCCGCAGCGATGATGAAGAAGGCAAATGTCTAA
- a CDS encoding YhcH/YjgK/YiaL family protein, with amino-acid sequence MITDTLKNAGQYPLGPAWTKAIEFVKSLGSDTPDGEYPLNGEAMFARVMSYETKSPAKAKFEAHKKYADIQATLDGAEGIAVVDINKLEESVPYNETTDVTFFETPESVPTLVDVYPGSFAFLLPQDVHMPQLEVGEARLIKKVVVKIALSELGL; translated from the coding sequence ATGATAACAGACACACTAAAAAACGCCGGCCAATATCCTTTGGGTCCGGCATGGACCAAAGCAATTGAGTTCGTTAAATCCCTGGGTAGCGATACGCCGGATGGAGAATACCCACTCAACGGCGAAGCGATGTTCGCCAGGGTAATGAGTTATGAGACCAAATCTCCTGCAAAAGCTAAATTCGAGGCTCATAAAAAATATGCGGATATTCAGGCCACTCTGGATGGTGCTGAAGGAATTGCTGTGGTTGATATAAACAAGTTGGAAGAAAGTGTTCCTTACAACGAAACAACCGACGTTACTTTTTTCGAAACACCAGAATCAGTGCCAACCCTTGTCGATGTCTACCCGGGTTCCTTTGCATTTCTATTACCGCAAGACGTACACATGCCACAATTGGAAGTGGGAGAAGCCCGTTTGATTAAAAAGGTGGTCGTAAAAATCGCGCTTTCAGAATTGGGACTCTAG
- a CDS encoding prepilin-type N-terminal cleavage/methylation domain-containing protein, translated as MKNKKGFTLVEIMIVVVIIGILAVMAHPAFQKVKTHSMASRVASDFRTYAGLFETYALDNGTYPPDSSPGALPPGMENYIKIENWSERSPIGGSYDWVFNGFSGTPVAAIAITGYTAGDDPVRKLDEIMDDAGLSTGIIQKSGGSVIYIIE; from the coding sequence ATGAAAAATAAGAAAGGCTTTACCTTGGTGGAAATCATGATCGTCGTCGTGATTATCGGGATACTTGCGGTTATGGCTCACCCTGCATTTCAGAAGGTGAAAACGCATTCAATGGCTTCCCGAGTTGCCAGCGACTTTCGCACCTACGCCGGTTTATTTGAAACCTATGCTTTGGATAATGGGACTTATCCGCCTGATTCATCCCCCGGAGCCCTGCCTCCAGGGATGGAAAACTACATAAAAATTGAAAATTGGTCCGAGAGGTCACCTATCGGTGGCAGTTACGACTGGGTGTTCAATGGATTTAGCGGGACCCCGGTGGCAGCCATTGCAATCACCGGTTACACGGCTGGTGATGATCCGGTAAGAAAGCTGGATGAAATAATGGATGACGCTGGACTCAGTACCGGCATTATCCAGAAATCGGGTGGATCGGTGATATATATTATCGAGTAA
- a CDS encoding prepilin-type N-terminal cleavage/methylation domain-containing protein, with the protein MNTNPQNPPYQSKRGFTLVEIMIVVMIIGILAAMAGVAFKHTRERAIATRIGNDLRVFADAFQAYSLEMGDYPADVGPATVPSGMEEYLNTSLFTSTTPAGGSYDWDKGVFGITAAVSVMGVTVGPGIILKIDEILDDGNLGSGNIRSRSGGLLYIIEG; encoded by the coding sequence ATGAACACGAATCCTCAAAATCCACCCTATCAGAGTAAACGGGGGTTTACTCTTGTTGAGATCATGATAGTCGTGATGATCATCGGTATTCTTGCTGCAATGGCCGGCGTCGCATTCAAGCACACGAGAGAACGGGCTATTGCCACAAGGATTGGAAACGATCTTCGGGTTTTCGCTGACGCCTTTCAAGCCTACTCTTTGGAAATGGGCGATTATCCTGCGGACGTGGGTCCTGCCACCGTTCCGAGCGGAATGGAAGAATATTTAAACACCAGCCTATTTACTTCGACGACACCTGCTGGCGGGTCATACGACTGGGATAAAGGTGTATTCGGAATTACTGCTGCTGTCTCAGTTATGGGAGTTACGGTTGGGCCAGGAATCATTTTGAAGATCGATGAGATTCTCGACGATGGGAACTTAGGTAGCGGTAACATTCGCTCGCGGTCAGGCGGATTGCTTTACATCATCGAAGGGTAA
- a CDS encoding adenosine kinase, which yields MNKDTFQNKVIGMGSPVVDLLAHVSDEFVLSVAGEKGGMVLVDTLTMDDLLAKLPVKPVLAPGGSTGNTVLGLAELGNPAAMLGKIGNCEIGTFYRNGLMGRGGDGSRFKVGTIANGRCLSLVTPDSERTMRTDLGAAMTLDPEEISVHDFQGYHHAHIEGYILFNRDLMYKALDSAKAAGCTISLDLASFEVVHATKDIMADIIKNYVDVIFSNEEEAAAFTGLGQDYTAMVRYLAQLAEIAVVKLGKNGSLIAQGNEVFSVAACPVARAVDTTGAGDLWACGFLYGWLNGRDLKRSGEYGSILGAEAVQVMGASIPESRWQVIREQFLPKNKS from the coding sequence ATGAATAAAGATACATTTCAAAATAAGGTCATCGGGATGGGTTCTCCGGTGGTGGATCTGTTAGCTCATGTGAGTGATGAGTTCGTTCTCTCGGTCGCAGGTGAAAAAGGTGGCATGGTGCTGGTGGATACTCTGACGATGGATGATTTATTGGCCAAACTACCAGTCAAACCTGTTCTCGCTCCAGGTGGTTCGACCGGGAATACCGTTTTGGGACTCGCCGAACTTGGAAATCCCGCAGCTATGTTGGGCAAAATTGGAAACTGTGAAATTGGCACTTTTTACAGAAATGGGCTAATGGGTCGTGGCGGAGACGGAAGCCGTTTCAAGGTAGGAACTATTGCGAATGGCCGTTGCCTGTCCTTGGTAACTCCGGATTCGGAGCGAACGATGCGCACGGATTTGGGAGCCGCAATGACCTTGGATCCCGAGGAAATTTCAGTGCACGATTTTCAAGGCTACCATCATGCCCACATCGAAGGCTACATATTGTTCAACCGGGATTTGATGTATAAGGCCCTCGATTCAGCAAAAGCGGCAGGGTGCACAATTAGTTTGGATTTGGCTTCTTTTGAAGTGGTTCATGCCACAAAGGACATCATGGCGGATATCATAAAAAACTACGTGGATGTCATCTTTTCAAACGAAGAAGAAGCCGCCGCGTTCACTGGCCTGGGACAGGATTATACAGCCATGGTTAGGTACTTAGCTCAATTAGCTGAGATTGCTGTGGTAAAGCTTGGAAAGAATGGGTCACTCATCGCACAAGGAAATGAAGTTTTTTCAGTGGCTGCTTGTCCTGTAGCCCGAGCGGTAGACACAACAGGCGCAGGCGACCTATGGGCTTGCGGCTTTCTTTACGGATGGTTGAACGGCCGGGACTTAAAGCGGTCGGGAGAATATGGATCAATACTTGGAGCAGAGGCGGTTCAAGTCATGGGTGCCTCCATACCAGAATCCCGCTGGCAGGTTATCCGTGAGCAATTCTTGCCGAAGAATAAAAGTTGA
- a CDS encoding glycosyltransferase family 39 protein yields the protein MSFFRSFSFRQIAPWAVVVFFVLKAIITSIWIVRPWDIPDEVGHYSYIKDLATGKGLAVLHETLLDVEVWKMFAPDHPPSPGTNWIAQHPPLYHFLMVPVYWLGAMFGSPVWGPFFLIRAVTSVFFGLGLFVLMKVLREVGLNPGAALGVGIMVGSIPNHTYLAGGVNHDALVFLFGCLVLLFWIRYSLKGELSDLTKLGIALGIGGVVKYTFLVLFPPILALSLITIWRNGSDAWKHSIRILLLSTLPIGFWIMRNLFVYGQMLPIDMTGFVSDEPLNISLLEFGRAFPIFSILMQSFWGLLGWMGDGVIKVRWLQIYTIYQEAFTYPLIGLFLLSLFYTVKNGIGSWKRLLWGVDRTLIAVVLLFVSDWLDQEYTQYWILIVIGTIALSWRISDHFFGYVNNEKDREGGIEMGALVIFFFFLIVHILKVYSFTVSSGALQGTFGRYYLPVLGFAIVGFFAFGLRKCPWAAQLVLGFGILYSCVELYIWLHEAIPFFSVYG from the coding sequence ATGAGCTTCTTCCGGTCCTTTAGTTTCCGCCAAATTGCCCCATGGGCAGTGGTCGTTTTTTTTGTCCTTAAAGCAATAATAACAAGTATCTGGATCGTTCGACCCTGGGATATTCCCGATGAAGTTGGGCATTATTCTTATATTAAGGATTTGGCTACCGGAAAGGGATTGGCGGTGCTTCATGAAACACTTCTTGATGTAGAGGTATGGAAAATGTTTGCCCCTGACCACCCACCCTCACCTGGTACCAATTGGATCGCTCAGCATCCACCCTTATACCATTTTCTCATGGTACCGGTTTACTGGTTGGGGGCCATGTTTGGGTCACCTGTTTGGGGGCCGTTTTTTTTAATTCGAGCAGTTACCTCCGTATTTTTTGGGCTGGGTCTTTTTGTATTAATGAAGGTGCTCCGGGAGGTTGGCCTGAATCCGGGTGCTGCTTTGGGCGTTGGTATTATGGTCGGTAGTATTCCCAACCACACCTACCTGGCTGGTGGTGTAAATCATGATGCATTGGTGTTTTTATTCGGATGCCTGGTGTTGTTGTTCTGGATACGATATAGCTTAAAAGGTGAATTGTCTGATTTAACCAAGCTCGGAATCGCTCTAGGCATAGGCGGAGTTGTGAAATACACCTTCCTTGTTCTTTTTCCGCCCATTCTGGCTCTTTCCTTAATAACCATTTGGAGAAATGGATCTGATGCCTGGAAACACTCTATCAGGATTCTTTTATTATCTACTCTCCCGATTGGGTTTTGGATAATGCGAAACTTATTTGTTTATGGTCAAATGCTGCCCATTGATATGACCGGTTTTGTGTCGGATGAACCGTTGAACATATCGCTCCTGGAATTCGGCAGGGCTTTCCCTATATTTTCGATCCTTATGCAATCGTTTTGGGGTCTTCTCGGATGGATGGGCGACGGGGTCATCAAGGTGCGTTGGCTTCAGATTTATACTATTTACCAAGAGGCCTTTACCTATCCTTTAATCGGCCTTTTTCTTCTCTCGCTGTTTTATACCGTAAAGAATGGAATCGGTAGCTGGAAGCGCTTACTTTGGGGAGTCGATAGGACGCTAATCGCGGTGGTGCTGCTCTTTGTTTCGGATTGGCTCGATCAGGAGTACACCCAATACTGGATTCTCATTGTTATTGGCACCATTGCTCTTAGTTGGAGGATTTCAGACCATTTTTTTGGATACGTAAATAATGAGAAAGATAGGGAAGGGGGTATCGAAATGGGTGCGCTTGTCATATTCTTTTTCTTCCTGATTGTTCACATCTTAAAAGTTTATTCGTTTACCGTTTCGTCCGGAGCACTGCAGGGTACGTTTGGACGGTATTATCTACCTGTGTTAGGTTTTGCCATCGTAGGATTTTTTGCTTTTGGGCTTAGGAAATGTCCTTGGGCCGCACAACTAGTACTTGGATTCGGGATACTTTATAGTTGTGTGGAACTTTATATCTGGCTTCACGAAGCTATTCCATTTTTCAGTGTCTATGGATAG